The [Actinobacillus] rossii genome contains a region encoding:
- a CDS encoding 4'-phosphopantetheinyl transferase — MAAFMAWGNIQQAYTFQAIPAELLTEKLRVPPPGNGNTRVLQRYECRKLAHFLLWQLCKTAQIPTALLAQIYWTDSGRPQFPVKHIDFNMTHSGDWVAVILNVVEQGECAVGIDIEFPQKTRNFTALLAHFAQKNEIQWFEQQANSENAFYQIWCLREAVLKSQGVGIVKLNEVKHDPVGLTLKSGHCPQGELIFTNELPFYFAAFGTDESLQQLQCFQLEQGLLTPSKLQSAVKYSVNF, encoded by the coding sequence ATGGCAGCTTTTATGGCGTGGGGCAATATTCAACAAGCGTATACTTTTCAGGCTATTCCGGCTGAATTGCTAACGGAAAAATTACGTGTACCACCGCCAGGCAATGGCAATACGCGTGTCTTGCAGCGTTACGAATGTCGTAAATTAGCGCATTTTTTGTTGTGGCAACTTTGCAAAACAGCCCAAATTCCCACCGCACTTTTAGCTCAAATTTATTGGACAGACAGTGGTCGCCCGCAATTTCCGGTAAAGCATATTGATTTTAATATGACGCATTCAGGTGACTGGGTGGCGGTAATTTTAAATGTCGTTGAGCAAGGAGAATGTGCGGTTGGCATTGATATTGAATTTCCCCAAAAAACGAGAAATTTCACCGCACTTTTGGCGCATTTTGCGCAAAAAAACGAAATTCAATGGTTTGAACAGCAAGCTAATTCGGAAAATGCGTTTTATCAGATTTGGTGTTTGCGTGAAGCGGTATTGAAATCGCAAGGTGTGGGTATTGTGAAATTGAATGAAGTAAAACATGATCCGGTTGGGTTAACGCTGAAGTCGGGGCATTGTCCGCAAGGTGAATTGATTTTTACGAATGAATTACCTTTTTATTTTGCGGCGTTTGGCACGGATGAAAGTTTGCAACAGCTCCAGTGTTTTCAACTTGAACAGGGTCTGTTAACACCGTCAAAGTTACAAAGTGCGGTGAAATATTCGGTTAATTTTTAA
- the nudF gene encoding ADP-ribose diphosphatase produces MSEIKQFTQKDIEIISSEKLYEGFYDMRKIQFRHKLFAGGWSGVVTRELLVKGAASAVIAYDPKLDNVVLVEQVRIGAYDPQLSTSPWLFELIAGMIETGETPENVALRESQEEAGIEIEHLQLALRVWDSPGGTFERIYLFAGKVDSTKAQGLHGLAEEHEDIRVHVVSRETAYEWVQQGKIDNGIAVMGLQWLQLNYRRLQQEWL; encoded by the coding sequence ATGTCTGAAATAAAACAATTTACTCAAAAAGATATAGAGATCATCAGCAGTGAAAAACTCTATGAAGGTTTCTATGATATGCGCAAAATTCAATTTCGGCATAAATTATTTGCTGGTGGTTGGAGCGGTGTTGTCACACGAGAATTATTAGTGAAAGGAGCCGCTTCAGCAGTGATTGCCTATGATCCTAAGCTAGATAATGTCGTGTTAGTTGAGCAGGTGCGTATCGGCGCTTATGATCCGCAATTATCGACATCGCCTTGGTTGTTTGAATTGATCGCTGGCATGATTGAAACGGGGGAAACTCCAGAAAATGTAGCCTTACGAGAGAGCCAAGAAGAAGCCGGTATTGAAATCGAACATTTACAGCTTGCTTTACGTGTCTGGGATAGCCCGGGTGGAACATTTGAGCGTATCTATTTATTTGCAGGGAAAGTCGATAGTACGAAAGCGCAAGGGCTACATGGCCTTGCTGAAGAACATGAAGATATCCGAGTACACGTAGTGAGTCGTGAAACAGCTTATGAATGGGTACAGCAAGGCAAAATCGATAACGGTATTGCGGTAATGGGATTGCAATGGTTGCAATTAAACTATCGACGATTACAACAAGAATGGTTATAA
- the cpdA gene encoding cyclic 3',5'-adenosine monophosphate phosphodiesterase, which translates to MVNTYIDNRQAEIIRLVQVTDPHLFKEENGELLGINTLASFNQVLSEIQETDFAFDVVLATGDLVQDSSDEGYLRFCERINTLNKPVFWLPGNHDFQPKMEEYLNEKYGNINSRKHLLLGDKWQVLMLDSQVFGVPHGNLGQYQIDWLMAKLKENPERYTLVVLHHHILSTNSLWLDQHNLRNSEELAQTLAPFRNVKGILHGHIHQQMDAEWHGYKLMSTPSTCVQFKPDCNTFTLDSLQPGWREIELHSNGEIITRVKRIQHAEFLPNMHEEGY; encoded by the coding sequence GTGGTTAATACGTATATTGATAATAGGCAAGCAGAGATAATACGGCTTGTTCAAGTGACTGATCCGCATTTGTTTAAGGAAGAAAATGGGGAATTACTTGGTATTAATACATTAGCAAGTTTTAACCAAGTATTAAGCGAAATTCAAGAAACAGACTTCGCTTTTGATGTTGTCTTAGCCACAGGCGATCTTGTTCAAGATAGTTCTGACGAAGGCTATTTGAGATTTTGTGAACGTATTAATACGCTAAATAAACCTGTGTTTTGGTTGCCAGGGAATCATGATTTTCAACCCAAAATGGAAGAATATCTTAATGAAAAATATGGCAATATTAATTCGCGTAAACATTTGTTATTAGGCGATAAATGGCAAGTATTAATGTTGGATAGCCAAGTCTTTGGTGTGCCTCATGGTAATCTTGGTCAATATCAAATTGATTGGTTAATGGCTAAACTGAAAGAAAACCCAGAGCGTTATACTTTAGTTGTCTTACACCATCATATTTTATCCACAAATTCACTTTGGTTAGATCAGCATAATTTACGTAATTCCGAGGAACTGGCGCAAACTCTCGCACCATTTCGTAATGTAAAAGGTATTTTACATGGGCATATTCATCAGCAAATGGATGCAGAATGGCATGGTTACAAACTGATGTCCACGCCGTCAACTTGCGTACAATTTAAGCCTGATTGCAATACTTTTACTTTGGATTCATTACAGCCAGGATGGCGAGAAATTGAATTACATTCAAACGGTGAGATCATTACCCGCGTAAAACGCATTCAACATGCTGAATTTTTGCCGAACATGCATGAAGAAGGGTATTAA
- the ccmA gene encoding cytochrome c biogenesis protein CcmA: protein MFAQLEIEQLACQRGDKTLFTDLNLTFKSGDFVQVEGYNGIGKTSLLRIVAGLALPLSGKVRWNSDEIWKTLESYYYDLLYLGHQSGVKPELTAWENLQFYQKISHCKQDDESLWLALEKVGLLGREDLPASQLSAGQQKRIALARLWLSDAPLWILDEPFNAIDKNGVEVLTRHFERHVAQGGIVILTSHQEVPSQILQKVRLIS from the coding sequence ATGTTTGCACAATTAGAAATTGAACAGCTTGCTTGTCAACGTGGAGATAAAACCTTATTTACTGATTTAAATTTAACATTTAAGTCAGGGGATTTTGTGCAAGTCGAAGGATATAATGGGATCGGGAAAACCAGTTTGTTACGTATTGTCGCAGGGCTTGCATTGCCATTAAGTGGCAAAGTGCGGTGGAATTCGGATGAGATTTGGAAAACTCTCGAGAGTTACTATTATGATTTGCTGTATCTTGGGCATCAATCTGGCGTCAAACCTGAATTAACAGCTTGGGAAAATTTGCAGTTTTATCAAAAGATCAGCCATTGCAAGCAAGATGATGAGTCGTTGTGGCTCGCGCTTGAAAAAGTCGGCCTGCTTGGACGTGAAGATTTGCCAGCTAGCCAACTTTCCGCAGGGCAGCAAAAGCGTATTGCACTTGCGCGTTTATGGCTTTCTGACGCCCCACTTTGGATTTTAGATGAACCGTTTAATGCGATAGATAAAAATGGCGTAGAAGTTCTCACGAGACATTTTGAACGCCATGTTGCTCAAGGTGGGATTGTGATTTTAACAAGCCACCAAGAAGTACCGAGTCAGATTTTGCAAAAAGTGCGGTTAATATCATGA
- the ccmB gene encoding heme exporter protein CcmB encodes MIFLEIIKRELRIAMRKQAEILNPLWFFLIVITLFPLVVGPDPNLLGKIAGGVAWVAALLSALLSFERLFRDDYIDGSLEQLMLMPQPLALTALAKVIAHWLLTGVPLILLSPIAALLLSLEIHIWWALVLTLLVGTPILSCIGAIGVALTVGLRKGGVLLSLIILPLFIPVLIFSASVLDAATLHLPYSGQLAILGAILAAAVTFSPFAIAAALRISLDN; translated from the coding sequence ATGATATTTTTAGAGATTATTAAACGTGAATTACGTATTGCGATGAGAAAACAAGCGGAAATTTTGAATCCGTTATGGTTTTTTTTGATTGTGATTACGTTGTTTCCTTTGGTTGTAGGGCCTGATCCCAATTTGCTAGGAAAAATTGCGGGTGGCGTGGCTTGGGTCGCGGCGTTACTTTCGGCCTTACTTTCTTTTGAGCGCTTATTCCGTGATGATTACATTGATGGTTCGCTCGAACAATTGATGTTAATGCCACAACCTTTGGCATTGACAGCATTAGCAAAAGTGATTGCGCACTGGTTGTTGACAGGTGTGCCTTTAATTTTATTATCGCCGATTGCGGCCTTGTTGCTTTCTCTCGAAATCCATATTTGGTGGGCGTTAGTGTTGACGTTATTAGTGGGAACACCGATTCTGAGCTGTATTGGGGCCATTGGTGTGGCGCTTACTGTTGGTTTACGAAAAGGTGGCGTATTGCTCAGCTTAATTATTTTGCCATTGTTTATACCTGTGCTCATTTTTTCTGCTTCTGTTCTTGATGCGGCAACATTACATTTACCTTATAGCGGACAATTAGCTATTTTAGGCGCTATTTTAGCCGCCGCAGTGACGTTTTCGCCTTTTGCGATTGCCGCGGCATTACGAATTTCATTAGATAATTAG
- the ccmC gene encoding heme exporter protein CcmC, which produces MWKWLHPYAKSETQYALCGKFIPFFAVLSVLLLVVGIVWGLAFAPADYQQGNSFRIMYVHVPTAIWSMGVYGSMAVAALIGLVWQIKNAHLSVVAMAPIGAVFTFLALVTGAIWGKPMWGTWWVWDARLTAELILFFLYLGVMALYSAFSDRAKGMKAAAVLCVVGVINLPIIHFSVEWWNTLHQGASITKFEKPSIATPMLIPLILSIFGFMFLTIWLTLVRYRNALLRDEMKRPWVKDLAK; this is translated from the coding sequence ATGTGGAAATGGCTTCATCCTTACGCCAAATCTGAAACTCAATATGCATTATGCGGTAAATTTATCCCATTTTTTGCTGTATTGAGTGTGCTTTTACTTGTGGTCGGCATTGTATGGGGTTTAGCGTTTGCGCCAGCAGATTATCAACAAGGTAATAGTTTCCGAATTATGTATGTGCATGTTCCGACTGCAATCTGGTCAATGGGCGTGTATGGTTCAATGGCTGTTGCGGCACTTATTGGCTTGGTTTGGCAGATTAAGAATGCGCATTTATCTGTGGTTGCTATGGCCCCCATTGGTGCTGTATTTACTTTTTTAGCTTTAGTTACCGGCGCTATTTGGGGCAAACCCATGTGGGGAACTTGGTGGGTATGGGACGCGCGTTTAACCGCTGAATTAATTCTTTTTTTCTTATATTTAGGTGTAATGGCACTTTATTCGGCTTTCTCTGATCGAGCTAAAGGAATGAAAGCCGCGGCGGTATTGTGTGTTGTTGGTGTGATTAATTTACCAATTATTCATTTCTCTGTAGAGTGGTGGAATACGCTCCATCAAGGGGCGAGTATTACAAAATTTGAGAAACCCTCCATTGCTACACCAATGTTGATACCATTAATTCTCAGTATTTTTGGTTTTATGTTTTTGACTATTTGGTTGACCCTAGTGCGTTACCGTAATGCATTGTTACGTGATGAGATGAAACGTCCTTGGGTGAAAGATTTGGCAAAATAG
- the ccmD gene encoding Heme exporter protein CcmD, translating to MFFQSWSDFFNMGGYGFYVWLSYGISFVAILVLVHNSYKGRNAILRDVKREQVREDRLKSVKMGSGL from the coding sequence ATGTTTTTCCAGTCTTGGAGTGACTTTTTCAATATGGGCGGCTATGGCTTTTATGTGTGGTTGTCTTATGGTATTTCTTTTGTGGCAATTCTTGTGTTAGTGCACAATAGCTACAAAGGTCGAAACGCGATTTTGCGTGATGTGAAACGCGAACAAGTACGTGAAGATCGTTTGAAAAGCGTGAAAATGGGGAGTGGGCTATGA
- the ccmE gene encoding cytochrome c-type biogenesis protein CcmE, with the protein MNPRRKSRLNLILLVLLGVAIASGLVMYALRSNIDLFYTPSEVVYGKNDNESTKPEVGQRIRVGGMVVAGSVKRDAKSLKVQFDVNDIGPSITVEYEGILPDLFREGQGIVAQGVLKEPTVLQATEVLAKHDENYVPPELGDQLKKAHQPMGISEKDLKGESERDRNEKIMKEGNQ; encoded by the coding sequence ATGAATCCAAGACGTAAATCTCGTTTAAATTTAATTTTATTGGTTTTACTGGGTGTGGCGATTGCATCCGGGTTAGTCATGTACGCATTACGTTCAAATATCGATTTATTTTATACACCATCGGAAGTGGTCTATGGTAAAAATGATAATGAAAGTACTAAACCTGAAGTGGGACAACGTATTCGTGTCGGCGGAATGGTTGTCGCAGGCTCCGTGAAACGTGATGCTAAAAGTCTAAAAGTGCAATTTGATGTCAATGATATTGGTCCATCTATTACAGTTGAATATGAAGGTATTTTGCCTGATTTATTCCGTGAAGGGCAAGGAATTGTGGCACAAGGCGTGTTGAAAGAGCCAACCGTGTTACAAGCGACCGAAGTGCTTGCGAAACATGATGAAAATTATGTACCACCTGAGTTAGGCGATCAACTCAAAAAGGCACACCAACCAATGGGGATTAGTGAGAAAGATTTAAAAGGTGAGAGTGAGCGGGATCGTAATGAGAAAATCATGAAAGAAGGTAACCAATGA